One Phaseolus vulgaris cultivar G19833 chromosome 4, P. vulgaris v2.0, whole genome shotgun sequence DNA window includes the following coding sequences:
- the LOC137836703 gene encoding protein RST1 isoform X1, translated as MESYGPLLEKTRVPQPGLQKLAVESIFSKLRSAPKHLDPESEPGRRAIFLCLTSPSPHVVDHSVRLLCRLAADSVVPVARASLELQAALEGSDPKLVPVFVKGLGFLARHEFRNNASSHSASSHTHPFVRVLLCRPEVQSELLQQVLLFMLQNKQVGMVRVCEFLRPLLDVSIIKLLVLESSSSSFAMQLVSSMVTFCCSFPHDSMPVFKLLIECLKYLPHEGSEDYRKLIFIVEHMVEAYIVVLKSLAGMKSQLITEAQLCAVEFLETVLSLSTCLQWHPGGHEPVCELFMRLLTVQKDIGLAWLPGLSSTIVSLFIIIVQSELEHEQISILKLLLLILKWKYDSDAAISRTEFSLLFEETLFLLPILSLMSSPSKSVKGLATDLLHLLEKLLANMFVAPKDKLILEEGVHYLSTPGIIVFRLLRHLWYQDGESSSRTSLLKLTLPGLNQSEIMYDRPASWVSHLRGFCLSIVDQRKSSLPLSHSQEVFLNEMPLLLSSVLNVLLIHPSMGAASVDSLSSIAIMDPKLGVPLLLTIMFYSNIFRRNDVNCHDMLLKVFEMLPSLASHSAMIPLVVQTILPMLNKDSKVSLHSTATRLLCRTWETNDRAFGSLQGVLLPKGFTNFTSEREICISMAASIRDVCHRSPDRGVDLILSVSSCIENQDRVIKALGLQSLAFLCEADVIDFYTAWDVIAKHVQGYKDDPILAHSLCLLLRWGAMDAEAYSEASKSVLPIVWNVVTSSQDRQWAKARISALESLSQYELSQLENSIPDFKKMILELFFSETSPNVLKAMEDFHVKIIAYEHINRRRLVKEKRVTGSKIEKLMNVFPQVIFSSGKIKETRELPGAALICFSFTPKDVNEHQASKRLRDVHTGYEIALVEVAASLQLSRNILLALMALQSWKGFVRRWMKAYTLSYDAKAQLSVLDKTSKAASDILKSMMAMADEAIPRAAENIALAIGALCVVLPPSVHTVKSAASKFLLEWLLQHEHEHRQWSAAISLGLISSCLHVTDHKQRYHNITGLLEVLFDGRSSLVKGACGVGLGFSCQDLLTRVETSVTSTVMKETEKIPESELLGRIITALATMIQQKTRCSSDVLHSLCSCFPLGSYDISSKAYEQISDNTEDLEEDIWGVAGLVLGLANSISAIYRAGELETVIKIKNLVISWLPYVHSLVEIKTFVGKESEIVLALGSCIALPTIVAFCQRMELMDDAELEHIVIAYKELISELISVKKSGILHHSMLMASCAGAGTVLSCILNEGVYSIEAQHVKCLLELFRKCYVNPFPSLVHLGGMLGVVNAIGAGAEILVNMNFPKYTRQSDYQKESSSVMGPLLSSSDFEPYLTSLVQELFLVAQNSDTQQLQQFASWVLAFLRHHLWSRELLGVDSDSSVAETSSKSVSHSFSENSVVLKLSLWLMDFKYTEPGTVDTVIAVLRCLSRAPRLPSLDWGSIIRRCMRYEVKVVELLPKDSTCKNGTLREESTMFAMAHANQFDSLLTFLDELSDFSRLRTLEINLQSCLLNHLADLVKVFSNSRLEKLFGDVSNHLLSFTSYIESGTYHKSLLCISCWKGLYECLDEVSVDTSSHISHIERCMEVLFTLLPAVQSSVSVVSGDVSSAEEWSEAVRCLGKAPESWLLDFLKVSHEEFVQSAGKSIEIQKKVCAKIKLVKTGSLSVTELGKMKSYILNSQSQGLWDILFEVVAALYRAEGSIKKQWLIDAVEISCVSSFPSTALQFLGLLSASCCKYMPFMIVDQQMVVNDLPVTLVSLLADQNWNVVAETVTSHLFSSTERIYNWAAQIADGSYIPGSQPIDESENQMAVFLLKVMHHTCVLLKNYLPLDKQLRLSSMVIARDGNYSPQNTRL; from the exons ATGGAGTCTTACGGTCCTCTTCTAGAGAAGACCCGAGTGCCTCAACCGGGGCTCCAAAAGCTCGCGGTTGAATCCATTTTCTCGAAGCTTCGATCCGCGCCGAAGCATCTCGACCCGGAATCCGAACCCGGAAGACGCGCCATTTTCCTCTGCCTCACCTCGCCGTCTCCTCACGTCGTCGACCACTCCGTCCGCCTCCTCTGCCGCCTCGCCGCCGACTCAGTCGTCCCCGTCGCGCGCGCCTCGCTCGAGCTCCAGGCCGCGCTCGAAGGCTCCGACCCGAAACTCGTGCCTGTGTTCGTCAAGGGATTGGGCTTCCTCGCTCGCCACGAGTTCCGCAACAATGCCTCTTCACATTCCGCTTCTTCCCACACTCATCCGTTCGTTAGG GTGTTGTTGTGCCGGCCAGAGGTTCAGTCTGAACTTCTGCAGCAGGTGTTGCTGTTTATGTTGCAGAATAAGCAGGTGGGAATGGTGCGCGTTTGTGAGTTTTTAAGGCCGTTGTTGGATGTCTCAATCATAAAATTGTTAGTTTTGGAGTCATCCTCTTCCTCGTTTGCCATGCAACTGGTATCGTCTATGGTGACTTTCTGTTGCTCTTTTCCACATGACTCCATGCCTGTTTTTAAGCTGCTAATTGAGTGCCTTAAGTATCTTCCGCATGAGGGATCCGAA GACTACaggaaattaatatttattgtagaACATATGGTGGAGGCATATATAGTTGTACTGAAATCTTTGGCTGGAATGAAATCA CAGCTGATAACTGAAGCTCAACTGTGTGCTGTTGAATTTCTGGAAACAGTTCTTTCTCTATCTACATGTCTTCAATGGCACCCTGGTGGTCATGAGCCCGTATGTGAACTCTTTATGCGCTTGTTAACTGTACAGAAAGATATTGGGTTAGCATGGTTACCTGGTTTGTCATCAACTATTGTATCATTATTCATAATCATTGTTCAATCAGAACTTGAACACGAACAAATTTCTATACTGAAACTCCTTCTCTTGATCCTGAAGTGGAAATATGATAGTG ATGCTGCTATAAGCAGGACTGAATTCTCTTTATTATTTGAAGAGACTTTGTTTCTTCTTCCCATTCTTAGTCTCATGTCTTCCCCTTCCAAATCTGTTAAAGGATTGGCAACTGATTTACTTCACCTTTTGGAGAAGCTCCTTGCCAACATGTTTGTGGCTCCAAAAGATAAACTAATCCTTGAGGAGGGAGTTCATTATCTCAGCACGCCAGGAATTATAGTTTTCAGACTTTTGCGTCATCTGTGGTATCAG GATGGAGAATCTTCTTCCAGAACTTCCCTTCTGAAGTTGACTTTACCGGGATTGAATCAAAGTGAAATAATGTATGATAGACCAGCATCTTGGGTTTCCCATTTAAGAGGGTTCTGTCTGTCAATTGTTGACCAACGAAAATCTTCATTACCTCTCTCACATTCTCAGGAAGTGTTTTTGAATG AGATGCCCTTGTTACTCAGTTCTGTTCTCAATGTTTTATTGATACACCCATCAATGGGGGCTGCTTCTGTCGATTCTTTGTCTTCCATTGCCATTATGGATCCCAAACTAGGAGTTCCTTTGTTGCTAACAATTATGTTTTACAGTAATATATTCAGAAGAAATGATGTCAATTGCCATGATATGCTG ttaaaagtttttgaaatgCTGCCATCACTTGCTTCACACTCGGCAATGATTCCACTTGTTGTTCAAACTATCCTGCCAATGCTTAACAAAGACTCAAAAGT CTCATTACATTCTACGGCAACTAGATTGCTTTGTCGAACCTGGGAGACTAATGATCGAGCCTTTGGGAGTTTACAG GGTGTCTTGCTCCCTAAAGGGTTCACCAATTTCACATCTGAGAGAGAAATCTGCATCAGCATGGCTGCTTCCATTCGAGATGTTTGCCATAGAAGTCCTGATAGGGGTGTTGATCTCATCTTGTCTGTTTCG TCTTGCATTGAGAACCAAGATCGTGTAATTAAAGCTCTAGGCTTGCAAAGCCTTGCCTTCCTGTGTGAAGCTGATGTGATTG ATTTTTACACTGCATGGGATGTCATTGCAAAGCATGTGCAAGGTTACAAAGATGATCCTATTCTTGCTCATAG CCTTTGCCTTCTGCTAAGGTGGGGTGCAATGGATGCAGAAGCATATTCAGAAGCATCAAAGAGTGTGCTTCCAATTGTTTGGAATGTAGTTACCTCCAGTCAAGATAGACAGTGGGCAAAAGCAAGAATTTCAGCCCTGGAGTCACTTTCCCAATATGAA CTATCCCAACTTGAAAATAGTATTCCAGATTTCAAGAAAATGATTTTAGAGTTGTTCTTTTCTGAAACAAGCCCCAACGTTCTCAAGGCTATGGAGGATTTTCATGTCAAGATAATAGCATATGAGCACAT AAATCGCCGAAGACTAGTCAAGGAAAAAAGAGTTACAGGAAGCAAGATTGAAAAATTGATGAATGTATTTCCACAGGTTATATTCTCTTCAG GAAAGATAAAGGAAACTAGAGAATTACCTGGTGCCGctttaatatgtttttctttcactCCTAAAGATGTGAATGAACATCAAGCATCCAAA AGGTTAAGAGATGTACATACTGGGTATGAAATTGCTCTAGTGGAAGTAGCTGCTTCTCTTCAGCTCTCAAGAAATATCTTGCTTGCGCTGATGGCACTGCAGTCATGGAAAGGCTTTGTGCGACGTTGGATGAAGGCTTACACACTGTCATATGATGCTAAGGCACAATTGAGTGTCCTAGATAAAACTTCTAAAGCTGCTAGTGACATTTTGAAG AGTATGATGGCTATGGCAGATGAGGCTATACCTAGAGCTGCTGAAAATATTGCACTGGCTATCGGTGCACTTTGTGTG GTTTTGCCTCCTTCTGTTCACACAGTTAAATCTGCTGCTTCAAAGTTTCTTTTGGAATGGTTGCTCCAACATGAACATGAACACCGCCAATGGTCTGCTGCAATTTCTCTAGGATTAATCTCTAGTTGCCTTCATGTAACAGATCATAAACAGAGATATCATAACATCACCGGACTTCTTGAG GTTCTTTTTGATGGCAGAAGTTCCCTTGTAAAAGGAGCATGTGGTGTTGGATTGGGTTTTTCTTGCCAAGATCTTCTTACTAGGGTTGAAACTTCTGTTACCTCTACTGTGATGAAAGAAACAGAGAAGATTCCAGAATCTGAATTGCTAGGAAGAATTATTACGGCCTTAGCTACAATGATACAACAGAAAACTCGATGTTCTTCTGATGTTTTACACAGTCTATGTTCTTGCTTTCCACTGGGTTCATATGACATAAGCAGTAAAGCATATGAACAGATATCTGACAACACCGAAGACTTGGAAGAAGATATCTGGGGTGTTGCTGGACTTGTTCTGGGTCTAGCTAACTCCATTAGTGCAATATACAGAGCTGGAGAGTTGGAGACAGTTATTAAGATAAAGAACTTGGTAATATCATGGCTTCCATATGTGCATTCACTAGTTGAAATAAAAACTTTTGTAGGGAAAGAATCTGAAATTGTTTTAGCACTAGGGTCCTGTATTGCACTTCCCACTATAGTAGCTTTTTGCCAGAGAATGGAATTGATGGATGATGCTGAGTTGGAGCACATTGTGATTGCCTATAAAGAGTTGATTTCCGAGTTAATTTCTGTGAAAAAGTCTGGCATTTTGCACCATAGTATGCTGATGGCATCATGTGCTGGAGCAGGGACTGTACTTTCTTGTATATTGAATGAAGGTGTTTACTCCATTGAGGCTCAACACGTTAAATGTTTACTGGAACTGTTCAGGAAATGTTACGTGAATCCTTTCCCTTCTCTTGTTCATCTTGGTGGCATGCTAGGAGTTGTTAATGCTATAGGAGCAGGTGCAGAAATTTTGGTCAATATGAATTTTCCAAAGTACACTAGGCAATCTGATTATCAGAAG GAGTCTTCCTCTGTAATGGGCCCTCTCCTATCAAGTTCTGATTTTGAACCATACTTGACATCATTGGTGCAAGAGTTGTTTCTTGTGGCACAGAATTCTGATACTCAGCAGCTACAACAGTTTGCTTCCTGGGTGCTTGCCTTCCTTCGACATCATTTATGGTCCAGGGAACTTTTGGGGGTTGATAGTGATAGCAGTGTAGCTGAAACTAGTTCAAAATCTGTTTCCCATAGTTTTTCTGAGAACAGTGTTGTTTTGAAGCTTAGTTTGTGGCTTATGGATTTCAAATACACTGAg CCCGGAACTGTTGACACAGTCATTGCTGTATTAAGGTGTCTTTCTAGAGCTCCCAGGTTGCCAAGCTTGGATTGGGGCTCAATTATTAGGCGTTGTATGAGGTATGAGGTCAAAGTTGTTGAATTGCTACCCAAAGACTCTACTTGCAAGAATGGAACTCTTCGGGAGGAATCCACCATGTTTGCAATGGCTCATGCAAATCAATTTGATTCGCTTCTAACTTTTCTTGATGAGCTATCTGACTTTTCCAGATTGAGAACACTTGAAATAAATCTGCAGTCATGTCTGCTAAACCATCTGGCAGACCTTGTAAAAGTATTTTCAAACTCCAGGCTTGAGAAACTATTTGGTGATGTGAGCAATCACTTATTGTCTTTTACTTCATATATAGAGTCGGGCACTTACCACAAAAGCTTGTTATGTATTTCATGCTGGAAAGGTCTCTATGAATGCCTGGACGAGGTTTCTGTGGATACATCTAGTCACATATCTCATATTGAGAGGTGCATGGAGGTTCTATTTACTTTATTACCGGCAGTTCAATCTTCTGTAAGTGTAGTGTCAGGGGATGTTAGTTCTGCAGAGGAATGGTCCGAGGCTGTAAGATGCTTAGGGAAGGCTCCAGAAAGTTGGCTATTGGATTTCTTGAAG GTTTCACATGAGGAGTTTGTTCAGAGTGCTGGAAAATCTATTGAAATCCAGAAAAAGGTTTGTGCTAAGATTAAGCTTGTGAAGACTGGTTCCCTTTCAGTGACTGAACTTGGAAAGATGAAATCCTACATTTTGAACTCCCAATCACAAG GACTCTGGGATATACTCTTTGAAGTTGTGGCAGCTTTGTACCGTGCGGAGGGAAGTATTAAAAAACAGTGGCTTATTGATGCTGTTGAAATTAGCTGCGTATCCAGTTTTCCTTCCACG GCACTGCAGTTTCTTGGTCTGTTATCTGCTTCATGCTGCAAGTATATGCCCTTTATGATCGTGGACCAACAAATGGTAGTGAATGATCTACCAGTCACCCTTGTGTCTCTTCTAGCAGACCAAAACTGGAATGTTGTTGCTGAGACTGTCACGTCGCACCTCTTTTCATCGACAGAACGCATATACAACTGGGCTGCGCAAATAGCAGACGGTTCCTATATTCCTGGTTCGCAACCCATAGATGAAAGTGAGAATCAAATGGCTGTTTTTCTGCTcaaagtgatgcatcatacatgTGTATTACTTAAAAATTACTTGCCATTGGATAAGCAACTCCGGCTCTCCAGCATGGTTATTGCTCGAGATGGAAACTATAGTCCCCAAAATACAAGATTATGA
- the LOC137836703 gene encoding protein RST1 isoform X3 — protein sequence MESYGPLLEKTRVPQPGLQKLAVESIFSKLRSAPKHLDPESEPGRRAIFLCLTSPSPHVVDHSVRLLCRLAADSVVPVARASLELQAALEGSDPKLVPVFVKGLGFLARHEFRNNASSHSASSHTHPFVRVLLCRPEVQSELLQQVLLFMLQNKQVGMVRVCEFLRPLLDVSIIKLLVLESSSSSFAMQLVSSMVTFCCSFPHDSMPVFKLLIECLKYLPHEGSEDYRKLIFIVEHMVEAYIVVLKSLAGMKSLITEAQLCAVEFLETVLSLSTCLQWHPGGHEPVCELFMRLLTVQKDIGLAWLPGLSSTIVSLFIIIVQSELEHEQISILKLLLLILKWKYDSDAAISRTEFSLLFEETLFLLPILSLMSSPSKSVKGLATDLLHLLEKLLANMFVAPKDKLILEEGVHYLSTPGIIVFRLLRHLWYQDGESSSRTSLLKLTLPGLNQSEIMYDRPASWVSHLRGFCLSIVDQRKSSLPLSHSQEVFLNEMPLLLSSVLNVLLIHPSMGAASVDSLSSIAIMDPKLGVPLLLTIMFYSNIFRRNDVNCHDMLLKVFEMLPSLASHSAMIPLVVQTILPMLNKDSKVSLHSTATRLLCRTWETNDRAFGSLQGVLLPKGFTNFTSEREICISMAASIRDVCHRSPDRGVDLILSVSSCIENQDRVIKALGLQSLAFLCEADVIDFYTAWDVIAKHVQGYKDDPILAHSLCLLLRWGAMDAEAYSEASKSVLPIVWNVVTSSQDRQWAKARISALESLSQYELSQLENSIPDFKKMILELFFSETSPNVLKAMEDFHVKIIAYEHINRRRLVKEKRVTGSKIEKLMNVFPQVIFSSGKIKETRELPGAALICFSFTPKDVNEHQASKRLRDVHTGYEIALVEVAASLQLSRNILLALMALQSWKGFVRRWMKAYTLSYDAKAQLSVLDKTSKAASDILKSMMAMADEAIPRAAENIALAIGALCVVLPPSVHTVKSAASKFLLEWLLQHEHEHRQWSAAISLGLISSCLHVTDHKQRYHNITGLLEVLFDGRSSLVKGACGVGLGFSCQDLLTRVETSVTSTVMKETEKIPESELLGRIITALATMIQQKTRCSSDVLHSLCSCFPLGSYDISSKAYEQISDNTEDLEEDIWGVAGLVLGLANSISAIYRAGELETVIKIKNLVISWLPYVHSLVEIKTFVGKESEIVLALGSCIALPTIVAFCQRMELMDDAELEHIVIAYKELISELISVKKSGILHHSMLMASCAGAGTVLSCILNEGVYSIEAQHVKCLLELFRKCYVNPFPSLVHLGGMLGVVNAIGAGAEILVNMNFPKYTRQSDYQKESSSVMGPLLSSSDFEPYLTSLVQELFLVAQNSDTQQLQQFASWVLAFLRHHLWSRELLGVDSDSSVAETSSKSVSHSFSENSVVLKLSLWLMDFKYTEPGTVDTVIAVLRCLSRAPRLPSLDWGSIIRRCMRYEVKVVELLPKDSTCKNGTLREESTMFAMAHANQFDSLLTFLDELSDFSRLRTLEINLQSCLLNHLADLVKVFSNSRLEKLFGDVSNHLLSFTSYIESGTYHKSLLCISCWKGLYECLDEVSVDTSSHISHIERCMEVLFTLLPAVQSSVSVVSGDVSSAEEWSEAVRCLGKAPESWLLDFLKVSHEEFVQSAGKSIEIQKKVCAKIKLVKTGSLSVTELGKMKSYILNSQSQGLWDILFEVVAALYRAEGSIKKQWLIDAVEISCVSSFPSTALQFLGLLSASCCKYMPFMIVDQQMVVNDLPVTLVSLLADQNWNVVAETVTSHLFSSTERIYNWAAQIADGSYIPGSQPIDESENQMAVFLLKVMHHTCVLLKNYLPLDKQLRLSSMVIARDGNYSPQNTRL from the exons ATGGAGTCTTACGGTCCTCTTCTAGAGAAGACCCGAGTGCCTCAACCGGGGCTCCAAAAGCTCGCGGTTGAATCCATTTTCTCGAAGCTTCGATCCGCGCCGAAGCATCTCGACCCGGAATCCGAACCCGGAAGACGCGCCATTTTCCTCTGCCTCACCTCGCCGTCTCCTCACGTCGTCGACCACTCCGTCCGCCTCCTCTGCCGCCTCGCCGCCGACTCAGTCGTCCCCGTCGCGCGCGCCTCGCTCGAGCTCCAGGCCGCGCTCGAAGGCTCCGACCCGAAACTCGTGCCTGTGTTCGTCAAGGGATTGGGCTTCCTCGCTCGCCACGAGTTCCGCAACAATGCCTCTTCACATTCCGCTTCTTCCCACACTCATCCGTTCGTTAGG GTGTTGTTGTGCCGGCCAGAGGTTCAGTCTGAACTTCTGCAGCAGGTGTTGCTGTTTATGTTGCAGAATAAGCAGGTGGGAATGGTGCGCGTTTGTGAGTTTTTAAGGCCGTTGTTGGATGTCTCAATCATAAAATTGTTAGTTTTGGAGTCATCCTCTTCCTCGTTTGCCATGCAACTGGTATCGTCTATGGTGACTTTCTGTTGCTCTTTTCCACATGACTCCATGCCTGTTTTTAAGCTGCTAATTGAGTGCCTTAAGTATCTTCCGCATGAGGGATCCGAA GACTACaggaaattaatatttattgtagaACATATGGTGGAGGCATATATAGTTGTACTGAAATCTTTGGCTGGAATGAAATCA CTGATAACTGAAGCTCAACTGTGTGCTGTTGAATTTCTGGAAACAGTTCTTTCTCTATCTACATGTCTTCAATGGCACCCTGGTGGTCATGAGCCCGTATGTGAACTCTTTATGCGCTTGTTAACTGTACAGAAAGATATTGGGTTAGCATGGTTACCTGGTTTGTCATCAACTATTGTATCATTATTCATAATCATTGTTCAATCAGAACTTGAACACGAACAAATTTCTATACTGAAACTCCTTCTCTTGATCCTGAAGTGGAAATATGATAGTG ATGCTGCTATAAGCAGGACTGAATTCTCTTTATTATTTGAAGAGACTTTGTTTCTTCTTCCCATTCTTAGTCTCATGTCTTCCCCTTCCAAATCTGTTAAAGGATTGGCAACTGATTTACTTCACCTTTTGGAGAAGCTCCTTGCCAACATGTTTGTGGCTCCAAAAGATAAACTAATCCTTGAGGAGGGAGTTCATTATCTCAGCACGCCAGGAATTATAGTTTTCAGACTTTTGCGTCATCTGTGGTATCAG GATGGAGAATCTTCTTCCAGAACTTCCCTTCTGAAGTTGACTTTACCGGGATTGAATCAAAGTGAAATAATGTATGATAGACCAGCATCTTGGGTTTCCCATTTAAGAGGGTTCTGTCTGTCAATTGTTGACCAACGAAAATCTTCATTACCTCTCTCACATTCTCAGGAAGTGTTTTTGAATG AGATGCCCTTGTTACTCAGTTCTGTTCTCAATGTTTTATTGATACACCCATCAATGGGGGCTGCTTCTGTCGATTCTTTGTCTTCCATTGCCATTATGGATCCCAAACTAGGAGTTCCTTTGTTGCTAACAATTATGTTTTACAGTAATATATTCAGAAGAAATGATGTCAATTGCCATGATATGCTG ttaaaagtttttgaaatgCTGCCATCACTTGCTTCACACTCGGCAATGATTCCACTTGTTGTTCAAACTATCCTGCCAATGCTTAACAAAGACTCAAAAGT CTCATTACATTCTACGGCAACTAGATTGCTTTGTCGAACCTGGGAGACTAATGATCGAGCCTTTGGGAGTTTACAG GGTGTCTTGCTCCCTAAAGGGTTCACCAATTTCACATCTGAGAGAGAAATCTGCATCAGCATGGCTGCTTCCATTCGAGATGTTTGCCATAGAAGTCCTGATAGGGGTGTTGATCTCATCTTGTCTGTTTCG TCTTGCATTGAGAACCAAGATCGTGTAATTAAAGCTCTAGGCTTGCAAAGCCTTGCCTTCCTGTGTGAAGCTGATGTGATTG ATTTTTACACTGCATGGGATGTCATTGCAAAGCATGTGCAAGGTTACAAAGATGATCCTATTCTTGCTCATAG CCTTTGCCTTCTGCTAAGGTGGGGTGCAATGGATGCAGAAGCATATTCAGAAGCATCAAAGAGTGTGCTTCCAATTGTTTGGAATGTAGTTACCTCCAGTCAAGATAGACAGTGGGCAAAAGCAAGAATTTCAGCCCTGGAGTCACTTTCCCAATATGAA CTATCCCAACTTGAAAATAGTATTCCAGATTTCAAGAAAATGATTTTAGAGTTGTTCTTTTCTGAAACAAGCCCCAACGTTCTCAAGGCTATGGAGGATTTTCATGTCAAGATAATAGCATATGAGCACAT AAATCGCCGAAGACTAGTCAAGGAAAAAAGAGTTACAGGAAGCAAGATTGAAAAATTGATGAATGTATTTCCACAGGTTATATTCTCTTCAG GAAAGATAAAGGAAACTAGAGAATTACCTGGTGCCGctttaatatgtttttctttcactCCTAAAGATGTGAATGAACATCAAGCATCCAAA AGGTTAAGAGATGTACATACTGGGTATGAAATTGCTCTAGTGGAAGTAGCTGCTTCTCTTCAGCTCTCAAGAAATATCTTGCTTGCGCTGATGGCACTGCAGTCATGGAAAGGCTTTGTGCGACGTTGGATGAAGGCTTACACACTGTCATATGATGCTAAGGCACAATTGAGTGTCCTAGATAAAACTTCTAAAGCTGCTAGTGACATTTTGAAG AGTATGATGGCTATGGCAGATGAGGCTATACCTAGAGCTGCTGAAAATATTGCACTGGCTATCGGTGCACTTTGTGTG GTTTTGCCTCCTTCTGTTCACACAGTTAAATCTGCTGCTTCAAAGTTTCTTTTGGAATGGTTGCTCCAACATGAACATGAACACCGCCAATGGTCTGCTGCAATTTCTCTAGGATTAATCTCTAGTTGCCTTCATGTAACAGATCATAAACAGAGATATCATAACATCACCGGACTTCTTGAG GTTCTTTTTGATGGCAGAAGTTCCCTTGTAAAAGGAGCATGTGGTGTTGGATTGGGTTTTTCTTGCCAAGATCTTCTTACTAGGGTTGAAACTTCTGTTACCTCTACTGTGATGAAAGAAACAGAGAAGATTCCAGAATCTGAATTGCTAGGAAGAATTATTACGGCCTTAGCTACAATGATACAACAGAAAACTCGATGTTCTTCTGATGTTTTACACAGTCTATGTTCTTGCTTTCCACTGGGTTCATATGACATAAGCAGTAAAGCATATGAACAGATATCTGACAACACCGAAGACTTGGAAGAAGATATCTGGGGTGTTGCTGGACTTGTTCTGGGTCTAGCTAACTCCATTAGTGCAATATACAGAGCTGGAGAGTTGGAGACAGTTATTAAGATAAAGAACTTGGTAATATCATGGCTTCCATATGTGCATTCACTAGTTGAAATAAAAACTTTTGTAGGGAAAGAATCTGAAATTGTTTTAGCACTAGGGTCCTGTATTGCACTTCCCACTATAGTAGCTTTTTGCCAGAGAATGGAATTGATGGATGATGCTGAGTTGGAGCACATTGTGATTGCCTATAAAGAGTTGATTTCCGAGTTAATTTCTGTGAAAAAGTCTGGCATTTTGCACCATAGTATGCTGATGGCATCATGTGCTGGAGCAGGGACTGTACTTTCTTGTATATTGAATGAAGGTGTTTACTCCATTGAGGCTCAACACGTTAAATGTTTACTGGAACTGTTCAGGAAATGTTACGTGAATCCTTTCCCTTCTCTTGTTCATCTTGGTGGCATGCTAGGAGTTGTTAATGCTATAGGAGCAGGTGCAGAAATTTTGGTCAATATGAATTTTCCAAAGTACACTAGGCAATCTGATTATCAGAAG GAGTCTTCCTCTGTAATGGGCCCTCTCCTATCAAGTTCTGATTTTGAACCATACTTGACATCATTGGTGCAAGAGTTGTTTCTTGTGGCACAGAATTCTGATACTCAGCAGCTACAACAGTTTGCTTCCTGGGTGCTTGCCTTCCTTCGACATCATTTATGGTCCAGGGAACTTTTGGGGGTTGATAGTGATAGCAGTGTAGCTGAAACTAGTTCAAAATCTGTTTCCCATAGTTTTTCTGAGAACAGTGTTGTTTTGAAGCTTAGTTTGTGGCTTATGGATTTCAAATACACTGAg CCCGGAACTGTTGACACAGTCATTGCTGTATTAAGGTGTCTTTCTAGAGCTCCCAGGTTGCCAAGCTTGGATTGGGGCTCAATTATTAGGCGTTGTATGAGGTATGAGGTCAAAGTTGTTGAATTGCTACCCAAAGACTCTACTTGCAAGAATGGAACTCTTCGGGAGGAATCCACCATGTTTGCAATGGCTCATGCAAATCAATTTGATTCGCTTCTAACTTTTCTTGATGAGCTATCTGACTTTTCCAGATTGAGAACACTTGAAATAAATCTGCAGTCATGTCTGCTAAACCATCTGGCAGACCTTGTAAAAGTATTTTCAAACTCCAGGCTTGAGAAACTATTTGGTGATGTGAGCAATCACTTATTGTCTTTTACTTCATATATAGAGTCGGGCACTTACCACAAAAGCTTGTTATGTATTTCATGCTGGAAAGGTCTCTATGAATGCCTGGACGAGGTTTCTGTGGATACATCTAGTCACATATCTCATATTGAGAGGTGCATGGAGGTTCTATTTACTTTATTACCGGCAGTTCAATCTTCTGTAAGTGTAGTGTCAGGGGATGTTAGTTCTGCAGAGGAATGGTCCGAGGCTGTAAGATGCTTAGGGAAGGCTCCAGAAAGTTGGCTATTGGATTTCTTGAAG GTTTCACATGAGGAGTTTGTTCAGAGTGCTGGAAAATCTATTGAAATCCAGAAAAAGGTTTGTGCTAAGATTAAGCTTGTGAAGACTGGTTCCCTTTCAGTGACTGAACTTGGAAAGATGAAATCCTACATTTTGAACTCCCAATCACAAG GACTCTGGGATATACTCTTTGAAGTTGTGGCAGCTTTGTACCGTGCGGAGGGAAGTATTAAAAAACAGTGGCTTATTGATGCTGTTGAAATTAGCTGCGTATCCAGTTTTCCTTCCACG GCACTGCAGTTTCTTGGTCTGTTATCTGCTTCATGCTGCAAGTATATGCCCTTTATGATCGTGGACCAACAAATGGTAGTGAATGATCTACCAGTCACCCTTGTGTCTCTTCTAGCAGACCAAAACTGGAATGTTGTTGCTGAGACTGTCACGTCGCACCTCTTTTCATCGACAGAACGCATATACAACTGGGCTGCGCAAATAGCAGACGGTTCCTATATTCCTGGTTCGCAACCCATAGATGAAAGTGAGAATCAAATGGCTGTTTTTCTGCTcaaagtgatgcatcatacatgTGTATTACTTAAAAATTACTTGCCATTGGATAAGCAACTCCGGCTCTCCAGCATGGTTATTGCTCGAGATGGAAACTATAGTCCCCAAAATACAAGATTATGA